The Bacteroidales bacterium nucleotide sequence TTTTAGATATTGTATTATTTGTAGAATAAGTATTGTTATTAGGTGAAGAAACGGATTTAAGAGCATTCCAATTTGCTGAAACGCCATTATTGCCTTTTACCGTTCCATTAATAATTCTGATTCCGTTTTGAGTCAAAGTTCCCTTATATAATCCTATATCTCCACTGGGATAGTTGATGTTGAATTCAATAGCATTACCTAGTATTTTACCGTTTATTGTTCCTTTCAAATAACCATTCCATATGGCTGTTCCGCTTAATTTGCCGAATTGGTTTTGTTGTAAAGTCATAGTTCCCGTATAGCCATTATCTTGAGTAAGATTCCATTGTCCGGCTACGGATACGAAATTTGTTTTATGTTTAATATCAGGACAATTAGCCATAAGATTAATGTACTCCTCGGAGTTAAAGAACTTTCTTAAAATATCGTTTCTATTAATATCCGGCCAAAATTTAGTTTCTTTAGTTTTTGCTTGTCTACCAAGTATAGATTGATAGGCATCTTTTATAAATTCTAAATGGCTTTTGTGTTTGTTTAAATATTCAGGAGAATTAAAAAAGCTCCAAATAATTTTCCAACGTGATTCTCCATTCTGTAGAGATTGTAAATGTACTGCACCTTGTCCGGGAGCAAATGATACTTCAATATCTCTTTCGAGAATAGATTGGTATAATGAACGAACAAACTCCTTATCTGTTCCGCAAGGTTTGCTAACAGAGTTTTTGAACGTCTTTGAATTTTGTGCATTTGTAGGAATTAAAAATACAATAAACAATAATCCCACACTAATAAATCTTTTTACAAATTGAATAGCGGTATACATTTTTAATAGGTTTAAATTTCTTATAAAAAAAGGGTTTTACATTTTTTAGCTCCAAAAAACCGACCCTTTTTTATATCACATAAAAGTTCATTTTAAATCAACCCAACAATTTACTAATTAATATTTAAAAAAACAACAGAGTTAAATAATTGGGCATTTTAATATTTGAAGTTAATAATCTTGAATCGACACATTAAAATGTAATTTAATTATTATCAGTATATTATACCACTTTTTTATATCGCCAAGTGGCTAAACTAATAGAAAGAATAGCATAGATAGTAATACTAATAATATGATACGCAACATCAAACAGATGCGCTCCTTTAAGCATAACCATCCGCATAAAATCGATAAAATAAGCAATGGGATTAAGAATATTGATGGCCTGTGCCCAATCGGGCATATTCTCTACGGCTGTAAATAAACCACTGAGCAGGATAAAAATCATAATAAAAAACCAGGCAATCAACATCGCCTGTTGCTGAGTATCGGCTAAAGTACTTATGAACAAACCTATTCCGAGAACCAAGACAAGGTAAATACTTGCCACAGCAATGATTAGCCCAACACTTCCAACGATAGGAATTTGAAAAACGAATTTAGCCAAAACAAGTCCGAAAAATAAATCGAACATAGCAATAATCCAAATGGGAGCCAATTTACCGATTACAAAATGATGTTTTTTGATGGGTGTAACGTTAAGCTGCTCTATGGTTCCTATTTCCTTTTCTTTTACAATGTTTAAACTGGATAAAAACAAACCGATAATACTCACCAAAAGAACAAGAATACCCGGAATCATAAAAGTTTTATAATCCAAATCAGGATTATACCAATAGCTTGATCGCGTTTCGATAGATTTAATATTTAACGGTAAAGTCTTGGATTCCATCAAAAGATCTTGATTAAAATCTTTAATAATGCTTAAAGCATAAGTATTCATAATTCCGGCAGCAGCTCCATCAACAGCATCTGTTATCAACTGAATTTTAACGCTTTCTTTCTTTTCGAGTTGTTTATTGAAATTGGAAGGGATATACAAAATTTGTTCAATACGACCATTTTGCATTTCTTCCGAGAGTTTATCAAGTGAAAAACTACGAGCAGTAATTCTAAAAAATGTAGAGGATTCAAATTTCTGAACTAAAGCTCTAGAAGCAACAGTCTGATCAAGATCGATAAGACCCATTTCGATATACTTAATTTCGAAAGTAGCTGTATGTGCTAAAATGAGCAACTGAAAAATAGGAATAATAAAGAGCATAGGCAGCATCATCCTATCGCGGAAAATCTGCAGAAATTCTTTTTGTATAATGTATAGTATCGTCTTCATTATATTATTCCAATCTTGTTTTAAACTTTTTCACACTCAAGGCAATAAAAAAGACTGTAAAGCCTAAAATAATAAGTGTTTCTTTCCAAATATTTTCTATTCCATTTCCCTTAATCATTATATTTTTAATGATGATTACAAACCATTTTGGAGGTATTATATGACTCAGATACTGCAAAATATCAGGCATATTCTTAATGGGAAAAATAAATCCAGATAATAGGAGTGAGGGGAGTAATAAAGCAAACATAGAGAGCATCATAGCTGTTTGTTGCGTGCTGGCAACGGTAGAAATAAAAATACCAAGTGATAGTGCCATTACGATAAATAAAAGACTTTCTGCCAAAAGCAAAGCCAGATTTCCAACAATTGGCATTTGAAACGCAGTAAAAGCCATAATGAGAATAATTATTGCACTGATAAATGAAAGTAAAACATAAGGCAGCACTTTTCCCAAAATTATTTGGATTGGTTTTACCGGCGAAACCAATAAAACTTCCATTGTTCCAAGCTCTTTTTCACGAGCAATAGAAATGGAAGTCATCATAGAAGAAACAAGCATTAAAATAATGCTAATTACGCCGGGAACAAACATAAAAACACTACGCAATTCCGGATTATAACGCATTTGGGTTTCCGGAATAATCATCGGAACCCCGACAAGTGAAGGGTTTATTTCACGCTCAAAGCTATTCAAAATAGCCATCGTATAACTTTCTATTATACTGGCTGTATTGGGGTTAGAAGCGTCTAAAATCAATTGAACAACTGCCCGATTCTCTTTTTCGAGTTTAAGAGAAAAATCATTTTCAATGACGATAAGTTGCTTTATTTTTCCTTTCCGAAACGCATCTTCAATGGCTTTCTCGTTTTGTAAATCTTCTTGCAAAACAAAATAATCAGATGATGTGATTTTATGTATTAATTGCCGACTATACACATCTTTTGATTGATCGAGGATGGCGATGGGAATATCTCGGATCTCATTTTTTAAAGCGAAACCAAAGAGCAAAACTTGTACAATGGGAATTCCAAAAAGGATAATCAACGAACGAGTATCGCGAAAAATCTGTAAAAACTCTTTGATTAAAAAATTCTTCATCTTATCCCCTCGCTAATTGAATAAATACCTCTTCCATAGTCTTAGCACCATAGTATTTTTTTAATTTTTTCGGTTTATCGAGTGCTTCAATTTTACCGTTGACCATAATCGAAACCCGATCGCAATATTCTGCCTCATCCATATAATGCGTGGTTACAAAAATGGTTTTTCCTTCTGAGGCTTCTTTATAAATCAACTCCCAAAACTGTCGTCTGGTAATTGGGTCGACACCACCCGTTGGCTCATCCAGAAACACTATGGAAGGATCGTGGACAATAGCCACAGAAAAAGCCAGTTTTTGCTTAAAACCAAGCGGAAGCTCTTTCACTTTGGATTTCAAATACATTTCTAAACCCAGTTTCTCAATATACTCTTCTGTTTTTTCTTTTATTTTTTTTCGTGAAAGGCCATAAATACCGCCATAAAATCGGATATTCTCCTCTATGCTTAAATCATCATAAAGCGAAAACTTCTGACTCATATAGCCGATATTTCTCTTAATCAAATCACGCTGTTTATAAATATCAAATCCTGCTACATTTACTTCGCCCGAACTTGGGTGTGAAAGTCCACACAAAATCTTTATTGCCGTTGTCTTACCTGCTCCGTTGGCACCTAAAAAACCAAAGATTTCTCCTTTTTCCACTTCAAAAGAAAGATGATCGTTAGCCACAAAACTGCCAAACTTTTTGACAAGATTTTTTACGATTACTGCCTTTGTATATTCTTTATTTTCCGCCATTTACAGCTGTTCTCCTTTTTCTGCCTTTTGCATTAAATCCATAAAACTATCTTCAATATTAGCTTGCAAACGAATCAGCTCAACATTCTCCATTCCATCGTGAATAAGTTCCCCTTTTAGTTTCTCTATATCGACTTCGGTTGCACTTGCATAATGCACATATTCACCAAATAAATAAGCTGAGAAACA carries:
- a CDS encoding ABC transporter permease, yielding MKTILYIIQKEFLQIFRDRMMLPMLFIIPIFQLLILAHTATFEIKYIEMGLIDLDQTVASRALVQKFESSTFFRITARSFSLDKLSEEMQNGRIEQILYIPSNFNKQLEKKESVKIQLITDAVDGAAAGIMNTYALSIIKDFNQDLLMESKTLPLNIKSIETRSSYWYNPDLDYKTFMIPGILVLLVSIIGLFLSSLNIVKEKEIGTIEQLNVTPIKKHHFVIGKLAPIWIIAMFDLFFGLVLAKFVFQIPIVGSVGLIIAVASIYLVLVLGIGLFISTLADTQQQAMLIAWFFIMIFILLSGLFTAVENMPDWAQAINILNPIAYFIDFMRMVMLKGAHLFDVAYHIISITIYAILSISLATWRYKKVV
- a CDS encoding DUF4214 domain-containing protein — its product is MYTAIQFVKRFISVGLLFIVFLIPTNAQNSKTFKNSVSKPCGTDKEFVRSLYQSILERDIEVSFAPGQGAVHLQSLQNGESRWKIIWSFFNSPEYLNKHKSHLEFIKDAYQSILGRQAKTKETKFWPDINRNDILRKFFNSEEYINLMANCPDIKHKTNFVSVAGQWNLTQDNGYTGTMTLQQNQFGKLSGTAIWNGYLKGTINGKILGNAIEFNINYPSGDIGLYKGTLTQNGIRIINGTVKGNNGVSANWNALKSVSSPNNNTYSTNNTISKNIQPWVIGLTYRIHYGTGSVWVEESGGGIGKDIAIDAFGNTWVIGSDNGIYYHNGNRWIQYPGSGKGIAISVTANGTPWIIGMDNHIYYGTGTKWVEQPGGGIGKDIAIDAFGNPWVIGSDNGIYYHNGVKWVEYPGNGRALAISISQDGTPWVIGMDNHIYRGTGTKWVEQPGGGIGKDIAIDTFGNPWVIGSDNGIYYHNGNRWIQYPGGGKGYRIIIAQ
- a CDS encoding ABC transporter ATP-binding protein, producing the protein MAENKEYTKAVIVKNLVKKFGSFVANDHLSFEVEKGEIFGFLGANGAGKTTAIKILCGLSHPSSGEVNVAGFDIYKQRDLIKRNIGYMSQKFSLYDDLSIEENIRFYGGIYGLSRKKIKEKTEEYIEKLGLEMYLKSKVKELPLGFKQKLAFSVAIVHDPSIVFLDEPTGGVDPITRRQFWELIYKEASEGKTIFVTTHYMDEAEYCDRVSIMVNGKIEALDKPKKLKKYYGAKTMEEVFIQLARG
- a CDS encoding ABC transporter permease codes for the protein MKNFLIKEFLQIFRDTRSLIILFGIPIVQVLLFGFALKNEIRDIPIAILDQSKDVYSRQLIHKITSSDYFVLQEDLQNEKAIEDAFRKGKIKQLIVIENDFSLKLEKENRAVVQLILDASNPNTASIIESYTMAILNSFEREINPSLVGVPMIIPETQMRYNPELRSVFMFVPGVISIILMLVSSMMTSISIAREKELGTMEVLLVSPVKPIQIILGKVLPYVLLSFISAIIILIMAFTAFQMPIVGNLALLLAESLLFIVMALSLGIFISTVASTQQTAMMLSMFALLLPSLLLSGFIFPIKNMPDILQYLSHIIPPKWFVIIIKNIMIKGNGIENIWKETLIILGFTVFFIALSVKKFKTRLE